The window CATGTTGCGGACGTCGACACCGCCGAACCGGGCGAGGCCGTCGGTGATGGCTCCGTTCATCGCGGTCGCCGACGGCGTCAGGAAGCCCGACAGCGACCCGGCGAAGCGGTAACGGTCCGGGTGGAAGGTCGCCATCGTCAGCGCGCCGGTGCCGCCCATGGCGGCTCCCACGATGCCGTGTCCGCCCGGCGCCAGACCCTTGTTGGCGGCCAGCCAGTTGGGCAGCTCATCGGCGAGGAACGTCTCCCACTGCTTGCTGCCGTCCTGCTCCCAGTTCGTGTACATCGACCACGCGCCGCCGGCGGGGGCGGCGACCGAGATGCCGAGGCCGGAGAGGGTGTTCATCGCGTTGCCCGCGGTGACCCAGTTGCTGACGTCCGGCGCGGCGTTGAACGCGTCGAGCAGCACGACCGCGTGCGGACCGCCACCCTGGAACGCGACCGGGATGGCGCGGCCCATGGCGGCCGACGGCACCATCAACATCTCGACACCCTGGGCGTGCGCGACGGGTGTGGCGGGCGTGAACGGCGCCACCGCTCCCGCCGAGAACAGCGCGGCCATCGCCACGGCCGCTACTGCTCGAACGATCCCACGCATCTGCGCCCCACTTTCGTACGTCGAGAACCTCCGCGTTAGTGAATCACATCACCGCGACGGGCCGGGCGCGAAAAGATCGACGGCGGCGACCCCGGGTAGGGGATCGCCGCCGTCAATTGTCAGGCTTGCCGAGCGTGCCTAGCCGCCCGCGCCGGGGGCCTCGGCTCCGGCCGCTGCTGCCGGTGCCGACGGCTGCGGAACCGCGCCGAGCACCCGCTGGATGTCAGGCTTCATCTGCTGCAGCTGCTGTCCCCAGTAGGGCCAGTCGTGCGTGCCGCCCGCCGGGAAGTTGAACACGCCGTTCTTGCCGCCCGCGGCGATGTACTCCTCCTGGAAGGTCTTGTTGGTGCGCAGCGTGAGGCTCTCCAGGAACTTGGCCGGCAAGTTGTCGCCCGCCACGTTGCCGTTGACCTCGGCCGGCTTGCCGTTGCCCGCGTAGACCCAGATGCGGGTGTTGTTGGCGACCAGCTTGCCGATGTTGACCATCGGGTCGTTGCGCTTCCAGGCGCTGCTCTCGTCCTCGGTGCGGCCCCACATGTCGTTGGCCTTGTAGCCGCCCGCGTCACCCATCGAGATGTTGATCAGGAACGGCCACCATCCCTCGGACGGGTTCAGGTAGCCCGACAGCGACGCCGCGTACTGGAACTGCTGCGGGTGGTAGATCGCCAGCGTCAGCGCGGCCGAACCGGCCATCGACAGGCCGACGGCGGCGTTGCGGTTCGGGTCGACGCCCTTGTTGGCGGCGAGGTAGGCGGGCAGCTCCTGGGTCAGGAAGGTCTCCCACTTGTAGGTGCTGCAACCGGCCTTGCCACAGGCCGGGCTGTACCAGTCGCTGTAGAAGCTGGACTGGCCGCCGACGGGCATGATCACCGCGAGGCCGGAGTCGAGGTACCACTCGAACGCCGGGGTGTTGATGTCCCAGCCGTTGAAGTCTTCCTGCGCACGCAGACCGTCGAGCAGGTACACGCCGGGCGCGTTCGGCCCGCCGCTCTGGAACTGGACCTTGATGTCGCGTCCCATACCGGCCGAGGGCACCATCAGGTACTCCACCGGAAGGCCCGGACGCGAGAACGCGCCGGCGGTGGCCGAGCCACCCACGGCGCTGATCAGACCGGGCAGCACGATCGCCGCAAGCGCGACCACCGTGCTCCGGCGAGCTGCTGCGCGCAGCTTCCCAACGAACTTCATGCTTGAGTTTTTCCCATCTGTCGTAAAACGGCAGTAGGCCGTCGCTTTTCCCAAGCGATCCCCGAGTCCGGCCCAATTGCCCTGTAGTCAACCACACCTTTGTGGTGATCTCTCATTTCGTCACAGTCAATATCGGACCGACATGGCTACTGCGTTACGAAAGCAGAAAACCTTCCCTGCCAGCAAATCGCGTGTCCCGCACGGCCCCTGTACCGCCGTCACGGACCCGTCGGCGGCATCCCGGTGTACTGCGGATTGATCGGCTCGGGAATCGGCAGACCGCACCGGTGCAGTTCGTAGAGCGGCACCCGGTCCAGCCGGTAGCGGGTGTACTCCGCGGCGTTCACCAGATTCGACAGGAACCGGCGCGGACCCATCGGCGCCCGGATCGCGTCGAGCATCCTCTCGGTCTCCGGACACGTCAGGGCCACCTCCGCCTGGCGGATCCAGTCCTCGTCCAGATAGTCCGGGATGTAGGGCTCGACCTTGAAGAACGGCCCCTCGGCGACCGCCCAGTCGGGAAAGAGGTTCTTGTCGTGGCCGATTCGGCCGTCCTCGATCCGGGCGGTATGTGCGGCAAGGGGATTGGCCAGCCCGATCTGATCGATGACGCGCACGTCGAGGCCGACGTTCATGCCGAGCATGCCCATGTTGGTGAAGAACACCGTGTGCGGCCCGCGGTAGTCCGGGGGTGCGTCCGGCGGCGGCGGATAGGCCGGCACCACGTCCCACATGTCGTAGTTCCCCGACGGCAGCAGCAGCGCCCCGTCCGGGGTGTTCTCGATCGCGGTGACCACCGCGCGCATCCGCGGGTAGTCCAGGTAGTCCGCCGCGGTCAGCGGGTGGGCGTGACCCGTCGCCTGGGCGTAGAAGCGCCGTTCGTCGACGATGCCGGTGTAGGTGACCCGGGTGGCGTCGGCGCCCATGCCCGGCGAGTGCGCGGCCCACAGCGACCAACCGGCGACCGCGAGCCACAGCAGGCTGGTCGCCCCGGCGTACAGATAGCCCGCACCGCGCGCCATCCGGCGGCCGTCGGGCAGCAGCAGCGGGATCACCGACACCGGCGCCAGCAGGCAGAACAACGGTGTCAGCAGCACGCGGCCGTGCATGAAGTCGCCACCCTGGCGGATCCAGTACACCGCCTGCAGCAGGCCGCTGAGAAGCATGAAAACCACGACGGCCGAAGGGCTCTGGACCAGCCGGGCGAGCCGGCCCGAACCCGGGCGACGGTCGACCCGTGGCGGCCGCCCGCACAGCAGCATCACCATGACCGCCAGGCCGATCAGCAGCACCGCGGCCGCCCACAGCAGATAGGGCTGGTTGAAGTTCGCCAGGTAGGTGAAGCCCTGCTGCCACTTCGCCCCGGTCGCATCCTTGGCCAGCGCCGTACCGGGAAACAGCAGACCGTAGTAGCCCATCCGGAAGATCTGGTAGGCCACCGGCAGCAGCCCGCCCGCGACGAAGATCAGCGCCCGTCTGCGCCAACCGCCTGCGGCGATCAGCATCATCACCAGTGCGAGCCCACCGATCAGCGCGAGTTCGGGACGCACCAGCACGCTGAACCCGGCCACCGCCGCGAGTGCTGCGTCGAAGGTCCGTGTCGTCTCCCGCCGGGCCTGCGACCAGGCCACCATCATCCACCACAGCAGACCGAGATAGGCCAGCACCAAACCGTTTTCGAGACCCGAGGTGGCGAAGTCGCGCGCCGGGGGCACCGCGATGTAGACCAGCGCCCCGGCCGGCAGCAGCAGCGCCTTGCGGCCTCTCAGGACGGGGGCGTACAGCCGCGCGGTGCCGAGCATCACCAGCACGACGCCGAGCACACTGAGGATCAGCGCGAAGGTCAGCGCGACGTACTCGAGCCGGGCGGGGCCTGCGACCAGGCCACCGAAATACATCAGGTACGACCAGGCCGTCGAGGTGTTGGCCTCCACCCGTTCGC is drawn from Mycolicibacterium gilvum and contains these coding sequences:
- a CDS encoding alpha/beta hydrolase-fold protein: MRGIVRAVAAVAMAALFSAGAVAPFTPATPVAHAQGVEMLMVPSAAMGRAIPVAFQGGGPHAVVLLDAFNAAPDVSNWVTAGNAMNTLSGLGISVAAPAGGAWSMYTNWEQDGSKQWETFLADELPNWLAANKGLAPGGHGIVGAAMGGTGALTMATFHPDRYRFAGSLSGFLTPSATAMNGAITDGLARFGGVDVRNMWGLPQLGRWKWHDPDVHSQLLANNNTRLWIYSPTATTCTDVPAMIGYCDQAQGSNRTFYQHYRAVGGSNGHFDFPTSGNHDWGSWSGQLAAMTGELVATIR
- a CDS encoding esterase family protein; translated protein: MKFVGKLRAAARRSTVVALAAIVLPGLISAVGGSATAGAFSRPGLPVEYLMVPSAGMGRDIKVQFQSGGPNAPGVYLLDGLRAQEDFNGWDINTPAFEWYLDSGLAVIMPVGGQSSFYSDWYSPACGKAGCSTYKWETFLTQELPAYLAANKGVDPNRNAAVGLSMAGSAALTLAIYHPQQFQYAASLSGYLNPSEGWWPFLINISMGDAGGYKANDMWGRTEDESSAWKRNDPMVNIGKLVANNTRIWVYAGNGKPAEVNGNVAGDNLPAKFLESLTLRTNKTFQEEYIAAGGKNGVFNFPAGGTHDWPYWGQQLQQMKPDIQRVLGAVPQPSAPAAAAGAEAPGAGG
- the zomB gene encoding flagellar motor control protein ZomB, encoding MPQSSSADTVVRVRISLWLSVTAVALLFGWGAWQRRWIADDGLIVLRTTRNMLAGNGPVFNAGERVEANTSTAWSYLMYFGGLVAGPARLEYVALTFALILSVLGVVLVMLGTARLYAPVLRGRKALLLPAGALVYIAVPPARDFATSGLENGLVLAYLGLLWWMMVAWSQARRETTRTFDAALAAVAGFSVLVRPELALIGGLALVMMLIAAGGWRRRALIFVAGGLLPVAYQIFRMGYYGLLFPGTALAKDATGAKWQQGFTYLANFNQPYLLWAAAVLLIGLAVMVMLLCGRPPRVDRRPGSGRLARLVQSPSAVVVFMLLSGLLQAVYWIRQGGDFMHGRVLLTPLFCLLAPVSVIPLLLPDGRRMARGAGYLYAGATSLLWLAVAGWSLWAAHSPGMGADATRVTYTGIVDERRFYAQATGHAHPLTAADYLDYPRMRAVVTAIENTPDGALLLPSGNYDMWDVVPAYPPPPDAPPDYRGPHTVFFTNMGMLGMNVGLDVRVIDQIGLANPLAAHTARIEDGRIGHDKNLFPDWAVAEGPFFKVEPYIPDYLDEDWIRQAEVALTCPETERMLDAIRAPMGPRRFLSNLVNAAEYTRYRLDRVPLYELHRCGLPIPEPINPQYTGMPPTGP